From the Fusarium oxysporum Fo47 chromosome X, complete sequence genome, the window AAAGCCTTCTGGTGGCACCAGCTTTCATTATTGCCTTCTGGTTGCCGATCCTGAACCCCAAAACCGTCACGAACCCTCAGCGGACACCACTGGAGTCGTCTTTAGTTGGGGTTCTTTTGGCGGACGCGGTCATTCATGGGATAACCTCGTCAAGAGTGGTGGTAAGAGCAGGCAGTGGCCCTTTGACTGGGATAAAGAGGTGGCAGGCCGGAACACGTACGAGTTCATCGGATGTACGACACGAAGCGATTCATACATTGCAGGTAGAAGTAAGTCCTCCTTTTTAGCACATGCTGGTACTTCAAACGACACCGATTAGCTACTTACACTCAAGACTCTCAGTGGATGCATTTGGAAGCTATTACAACATAGCCTTCAATAACTGCCAGCAGGTAACTACCGACGTGGCTAAGGAGCTTTGTGGGTTTGTTGAGTTGCAACAGATGGGAGACTACATACAAGCAAACAAATAAAACTGTTATCTTAGTAGTTCGAGACTAGTCTCTGAGAACTGAAACTTTATGTAATGTTGGATCTAAATCGTCAGGCTAGAATAGCTAGCTGAATAAGAAGAAATTATGAGAGTGCATGCTTTGTTGTATATTTA encodes:
- a CDS encoding uncharacterized protein (expressed protein), whose protein sequence is MSDTVNSLNLWTVRKLSRVVNGLISETTPGKIPESSRGRDVYIIHWGVKPSGGTSFHYCLLVADPEPQNRHEPSADTTGVVFSWGSFGGRGHSWDNLVKSGGKSRQWPFDWDKEVAGRNTYEFIGCTTRSDSYIAGRMDAFGSYYNIAFNNCQQVTTDVAKELCGFVELQQMGDYIQANK